The nucleotide sequence GTGATAGAACTCGTGCTGGACGAGACAGGTCAGTTTGCCGAATTCCGGGATGTATTTGCCGAGGAGTCCGACGTCGTGCATGGTCCGCAGAACCGGGGCCACATTGCCGCGCTGGTCGAGGATTTCCAGGAACGTCTCACGCACGTGCTGGTCGCGGAGAAACGCGCGGTCCACGAGCGGAAGCTGGTTGCGGATCAGCTGCGCCAGGTCCGGATGCAGCCTTAATCCCCGCTGCTGGGCGTAAAGAAACACGCGCATCAAACGCCTCGGCTGGTCGCGAAACACCCGGCCGGACACCGGATAGATCTCGCCCTCCACGCATTTGAAACCGTCCACCAATTGCTGCCGGAGGCGGTGTCGGCCGCTGCGGATGATTTCACCGAATGACGGCAGCCGGCGCTCCGGATGCGGCAGCAGCGCCAGCCGCTGTTCGAGGGTGCGCGTGATGAGGTAAACGTTCCGCATGTGGCTGTAGAGATCGCCCATGAACGCCTCGAGGCGTTTGACCGGCGATCGATCCTCATACCCGAGACTGTGCGCGATTGCGGGCTGGAGACTTTTGGTGAGCACATCCGCCGGACGATTGACGTGGTAATGCAGATCGTTGCGCACTCGAAGCAGATAATCGTAGGCCGCCTCAAGCTGTTTTCGCTCGCCTTCGTAGATCAGCTCGCGCTTTTCCAGCTCCGCCAGAGAGCGTGTGCGATACTTGAAATATGCCATCCAGGTCAGGTTTTGAAAATCTCGCAGACCGCCGCACCCGTTCTTGATGTTTGGCTCCTGCATGGTCGCAGAATTACCGAACTTCGCCCGCCTCGCCTCCTGGTCCTTCAGCCGGGCCGCGATGTAATCGTCCTCGAATCCGCGCACGCACCGCGCCAGCACCAACGCTTCCAGCCGTTCAAACATCTCCCGGTCCCCTGCGATAAACCGGGCTTCGATCAGCGATGTCTTCGATTGCATGTCGCTGTTTGCAATCCTGACCGAATCGTCAAGCGTCCGCACCGAGTGCCCGACCTTCAAGCCAATGTCCCAGAGCGTGTAGAGCAGGCCGTCTGTAAGCGCCGACAAGTAGGGGTGAGGCTTGCCGCGTGCCGTGGATATCGTATCTCCGCTGTGCAGGAACATGATGTCAATATCGCTGTGTGGATTCAGTTCACCGCGGCCGTAGCCGCCGATGGCCACCAGGGCAAACCGCGGCGGCGGCGCTTTCGTTCCGACCTGAGTGGTGCCCCCTACCGCGCCGAGGATGTAGCGCAGGAGCACGTCCAGGACAGCCGCGCGGGCACGGCACACTTCGCGTCCGCCCGCGCCCGCATGATGGAGCATCTTGAGCCGGTGCGATTCGACCTTGAGAAAATTCTTGTAGCGCGCCAGCTCCTGCGAAGGCTGCCGGCCGGGCGGGAGCGGCAGGCGTCCCGCGGCATCCGCTTCGATTTTCTCCAATAGCGTTGGCATCGACGAAAATTAGGGAGAACCGGGTTTGAACGCAAGCATGCGGCCCCCTGCGCCGCGCAATGTACCGCAACCTTGTCGCCGGCCCGGTTTTTGTTAGCATGCGCCCCTTATGGCGGCTGATCTCGATCCCGATGCCCGTCTGATGCTGAGCGTCAGGCGCGGCGACCGCCGCGCTTTCGAGGAACTCGTCAACCGCTACAAACAACCGGTAATCAACTTTCTTTACCGGACGCTCGGCGACCCCGTCGAGGCGGAGGATCTCTCCCAGAATGTCTTTCTTCAGGTTTTCAAGTCCGCCGACCGCTACAAGGTTTCTGCCAAATTCACCACCTGGCTTTTCACCATCGCGCGCAATTTGTGCCTGAACGAAATCCGCCGACGCTCACGCCATCCGGCCGAATCGTTGGACGCGCCGCACCCGGAACACGATGACCAGCCGTTGCGCCAGTTTGAGGACGCCAGGAACTCTTCTCCGCCGGACGCGCTGCTCCACGGAGAGCTGGAGGAAAAAATCCAGCAGGCCCTGGGCGAACTGCCGGATAACCAGCGCCTCGCCATCCTGCTTTGCCGGCAGGACGAACTTTCCTACGATGATATTGCCCGCGTGCTCGGCTGCTCGCTCCCGGCTACGAAATCGCTGATCCATCGCGGGCGTGAAACCTTGAAGCAGAAACTGAAGCCGTATTTGCGCACCGGCTCGTGGAAAGGTTCCGACAAATGAAGGCAACTTTCCTCCTCTCCCGGTTTTAGAACGAAAGGACTGACAGATGAACAATGCTGAATTCAACCTTCTCCTCGAGACGGCGGCCCGGCGCGGGCTCACGGCGGGAGAAAAAGACCGGCTCCAGGCCTGCCTCGCCAGCGACCCGGCCGCGAAGACGATCTGGGATGAGGAAGAGGCGTTGACCTCGTTGCTGGGTGGATTGCCTGACGCGCCGATTGCATCCAATTTCACGGCGCAGGTCTTGCACGCCGTCGAACGCGATGAACAAAACCACCCGGCAGCACCCGCGATTTTCCGCTGGTTGAGACTACGCCGCCCGGCACATCCGTTCCTTGCCGCGTGTGTGACTCTCGTCTTCCTGGCACTGGGTCACTGGCAATATCGAATCGCGCAGCGCGAGAAGATGGCGGCTGCCCTGGCCAACGTGGCGCGCAGCGTGGAGACTGTCTCTCAAATCGCCCCGCTGCCGGCAATGGAGATGTGGAAGGACTACGAGCCGATCAGCCGCCTCGCGCAAACCCGGCCGGAGGCGGACCAGGAGCTGATCGAGGTGCTTCACGAACTCGCGCTGAAATGACCGGTCCTCACGTGCAAGCGAAGCGTTCCCTGGCCTCTCTGCTTTTCTTCGGGGCCGTAAGCGCCCTCCTTGCAGCCCAGGCGCCTGACAGGACCGCACCACCGCCGGACACGCGGCTTCCTCCTCTGCCGCAGCCGCCGGTGGCTTACTTCCGCACTTTGCTCGCTTTGAACCCGGACGAATTGGACAAGACCCTGGCGCGCGTATCGGGTCCGATCCGGACAAATCTGCTGGCCAAATTGCAGGAATACTCGGCCCTCACGGCGGATGAACGCGAAGCGCGCCTTCGCGTCACGGAATTCCAGTGGTATCTGGGGCCGCTGATGAGAACGCCCCCAACCAATCGCGTCGCGCAACTTGCGCTCGTCCCGGATGAATACCGTCCGTTCGTCAAAGAAAGTCTGGAGCGCTGGGACGCCCTGCCGCCGACCGCACAAAGCGATTTCCTGCGCATCCAATCGGCGACCACGACGGAACGCGAAAACGCCTTGCGGAATCTTTCGCCCGAGCAGCGGCAAAGGCTGGAACAGGGGCTGGCCGCGTGGTCGTCGCTGCCCTCCGGCAAGCGCGAGCGTATGTACGGCAGTTTTAAGCGATTCTTCGAGTTGCCGCCGCGCGAACGAGAAAAAACGCTGGACGCGCTTTCCGACGACGAGCGGCAGGAGATGGAAAAAACCCTGCAGACGTTCGAAAAACTTCCTCCCTCGCAACGGCTGGCCTGCATCGCTTCGTTCCAGAAATTCACCGAGATGACGCCGGCAGATCGCGCACAGTTCCTGAAAAACGCCGAGCGCTGGAAGGAAATGTCCCCCGCTGACCGACAGACCTGGCGCGCGCTCGTGACCAAACTTCCCCCGTTGCCGCCCGGATTTGGCCTGCCGCCGCTCCCGCCCTCGCCCGGACAAAAATCGAGGCCGCCTCTGCCGCCGGGAACGATCATCCTGACAAACTTGTCGCGTTGACGACGTGAGCCGGGGTATTTGCCGTTTGAGTTTTCAAATGACGCCCCCTAACTTGCCCGCGTCGTGCACAAGATTGCGTTTCAATTCGGTGGTTTAACCATCTACTGGTATGGTGTGTTTGTCGCCCTGGGGTTCCTCGCCGGGCTTTGGACTGCCAGCCGGCGCGCGCTCCGTGACAGCATTCGAGCTGAAAGCATCGTTGATCTTGGCCCGTGGTTGATTCTCGGCACACTCGTTGGCGCGCGCGGTCTTTATGTCCTTTCCTATTGGCGCGAGGATTTCTCCGGCAGACCGTTTTGGCAGATCTTTAACATCCGGGGCGGCGGACTGGTTTTTTACGGCGGTCTCATCGGCGCGTCGCTCACCTGCGTCCTTTACGTCCGCTGGAAAAAACTCCCGCTCTGGAAAACCGCCGACATCCTCGCGCCCAGCATCGCACTCGGACACGCCTTCGGCCGCATCGGCTGCCTGATGAACGGATGTTGCTATGGCCGCGCCTGCGAACTGCCCTGGGCGATCCAGTTTCCCTACGGCCACGCCACCTACCGGAACCGCGTCCATCCGACGGAAATTTACGAAGCGGCCTTGGATTTTGTTCTCTATTTGTTCCTCGCATGGCTCTTTCGCAGAAAGCGATTTGACGGACAAATCTTCGCGCTGTATCTGCTCTGTTACGCGGTGCTGCGGGCGTTCGTGGAATCGTTCCGCGGCGATTACACGACGTATTATCTTGGCGGGCACGCCACGCCGGCGCAGGTGTTGAGCATTTTTATTTTCATGGCCGGTGCGTTGCTTTGGTGGGCGCTCAGCGGTCGGGAGTCCAAGGCAGAAAATCCAAAGCCGCGATGATTCTGCACCATCCCGCGTAATGCCCTCACCCAACGAAACCGTTTTCCTCGTCGAAGAATCGCTGCCGCATGAACGGCTCGACACTTTTTTGCGCTCACATTTCCCCACCCTCTCGCGCGGCGCGATCCAACGGCTCATCGAGCAGGGCGACATTTGCGTGAACGGCAAATCTGTCAAGGCCACGCATGCGCCGCGGGCTGGCGAAACGATTGAAATCCACTGGCCCGACGCGAAACCCGCCACAGCGGCGCCCCAGGAAATCCCGCTCGACATACTTTTCGAGGATGCCGATCTGCTCGTGCTCAACAAACCGCCGGACATGGTGGTGCACCCGTCGGCGGGTCACGACGATCGTACCCTCGTGAACGCGCTTCTGCATCATTGCGCCGGCCAACTCAGCGGCATCGGCGGTGTGGCGCGTCCCGGCATCGTGCACCGACTCGACAAGGAAACCAGTGGCTGCCTCGTCGTCGCCAAGAACGATCCGACCCATCTCGCGCTCTCGACACAGTTCGCCGGGCGCGAAGTGGAGAAGATTTATCACGGGATCGTCTGCGGCGCGGTCACGCCGGAACGCGGCGATATCCGGGCAAACATTGCGCGGCATCCCACGCATCGCAAACGCATGGCGGTGACCGACGGCAGCGGGCGTGAGGCCTGGACGAGTTATCGCGTGCTAGAACATCTGCGCGAAGCCACGCTGGTCGAGGCGCGGTTGCACTCGGGCCGCACGCACCAGATTCGCGTTCATTTCAAACATCTCGGCTTTCCGATCGTCGGCGACACGACTTATGGCAACCGACAAAACAATCGGCTGACCGAACTGACCGGCTACACGGCGTCGCGTCAAATGCTCCACGCTCACAAACTCGCCTTCAAACATCCGCGCACCGGAAAACAAATGAACTTTGAAGCGGCGCAACCGGAGGATTTCAAGGAGGCGGTTGCCGAGTTGAGTTGAGTATTTCTCGTTGCGCACGAGTCGTTGGATGTTGGAAGATCCCTTATGAAAGCAGGTGAAGATGCTCTCGTCGGTGATCTCGCGGGGAAGTAGATCAGCGTGATCAGGTTTCATTCCGCCCGCGCTTTCTACACGGCTGACTGTCTTCGGACCAATCACTTCAAGCTCGCCAGGAACTCCACGAGGTTGCGCAGGTCCTGTTTGCCCAGAATCTGGCCCATCCCTTCCGGCATCGGTGACAGTCCCTTGTCGCGCGATTTGATGTCGCTCTTCTTCACGGTCACGAGCCCGTCCTCGGGCGAGTTGATGACCAGTTCGCCGGCGGTTTCGCTCTTGATGACCCCTGCGTAAACGGTACCGCTCGTCAATGTGACCAAAGCGCTCTCGAATCCCGGCGCGATCTGTTTGTTCGGCAGCACGATGGATTCGAGGAAATATTGGCGGTCTTTCTGCGTGGCGACGTGGCTGAGGTCCGGCCCCACGTCGCCGCCTTCGCCGTTGATCTTGTGGCAGCGCACGCACGAGGCCTCGGGCCGCTCGAAGAAAATCTTTTTACCTTCCGCCGCGTTGCCGCCGTAAAGCGTCTCTCGGTATTCAGCCAGGGGATCGTCCTTCGGTTTTGACGCCTGATATTTCTCCAGCTTCTCCTTGACCTCGGGCGCATTCCGTTTGGATG is from Candidatus Angelobacter sp. and encodes:
- a CDS encoding RluA family pseudouridine synthase, which encodes MPSPNETVFLVEESLPHERLDTFLRSHFPTLSRGAIQRLIEQGDICVNGKSVKATHAPRAGETIEIHWPDAKPATAAPQEIPLDILFEDADLLVLNKPPDMVVHPSAGHDDRTLVNALLHHCAGQLSGIGGVARPGIVHRLDKETSGCLVVAKNDPTHLALSTQFAGREVEKIYHGIVCGAVTPERGDIRANIARHPTHRKRMAVTDGSGREAWTSYRVLEHLREATLVEARLHSGRTHQIRVHFKHLGFPIVGDTTYGNRQNNRLTELTGYTASRQMLHAHKLAFKHPRTGKQMNFEAAQPEDFKEAVAELS
- the lgt gene encoding prolipoprotein diacylglyceryl transferase, producing the protein MHKIAFQFGGLTIYWYGVFVALGFLAGLWTASRRALRDSIRAESIVDLGPWLILGTLVGARGLYVLSYWREDFSGRPFWQIFNIRGGGLVFYGGLIGASLTCVLYVRWKKLPLWKTADILAPSIALGHAFGRIGCLMNGCCYGRACELPWAIQFPYGHATYRNRVHPTEIYEAALDFVLYLFLAWLFRRKRFDGQIFALYLLCYAVLRAFVESFRGDYTTYYLGGHATPAQVLSIFIFMAGALLWWALSGRESKAENPKPR
- a CDS encoding sigma-70 family RNA polymerase sigma factor, which produces MAADLDPDARLMLSVRRGDRRAFEELVNRYKQPVINFLYRTLGDPVEAEDLSQNVFLQVFKSADRYKVSAKFTTWLFTIARNLCLNEIRRRSRHPAESLDAPHPEHDDQPLRQFEDARNSSPPDALLHGELEEKIQQALGELPDNQRLAILLCRQDELSYDDIARVLGCSLPATKSLIHRGRETLKQKLKPYLRTGSWKGSDK
- a CDS encoding DUF3106 domain-containing protein encodes the protein MTGPHVQAKRSLASLLFFGAVSALLAAQAPDRTAPPPDTRLPPLPQPPVAYFRTLLALNPDELDKTLARVSGPIRTNLLAKLQEYSALTADEREARLRVTEFQWYLGPLMRTPPTNRVAQLALVPDEYRPFVKESLERWDALPPTAQSDFLRIQSATTTERENALRNLSPEQRQRLEQGLAAWSSLPSGKRERMYGSFKRFFELPPREREKTLDALSDDERQEMEKTLQTFEKLPPSQRLACIASFQKFTEMTPADRAQFLKNAERWKEMSPADRQTWRALVTKLPPLPPGFGLPPLPPSPGQKSRPPLPPGTIILTNLSR
- a CDS encoding [protein-PII] uridylyltransferase, whose amino-acid sequence is MPTLLEKIEADAAGRLPLPPGRQPSQELARYKNFLKVESHRLKMLHHAGAGGREVCRARAAVLDVLLRYILGAVGGTTQVGTKAPPPRFALVAIGGYGRGELNPHSDIDIMFLHSGDTISTARGKPHPYLSALTDGLLYTLWDIGLKVGHSVRTLDDSVRIANSDMQSKTSLIEARFIAGDREMFERLEALVLARCVRGFEDDYIAARLKDQEARRAKFGNSATMQEPNIKNGCGGLRDFQNLTWMAYFKYRTRSLAELEKRELIYEGERKQLEAAYDYLLRVRNDLHYHVNRPADVLTKSLQPAIAHSLGYEDRSPVKRLEAFMGDLYSHMRNVYLITRTLEQRLALLPHPERRLPSFGEIIRSGRHRLRQQLVDGFKCVEGEIYPVSGRVFRDQPRRLMRVFLYAQQRGLRLHPDLAQLIRNQLPLVDRAFLRDQHVRETFLEILDQRGNVAPVLRTMHDVGLLGKYIPEFGKLTCLVQHEFYH